One Streptomyces sp. NBC_00102 DNA segment encodes these proteins:
- a CDS encoding VanZ family protein, with protein sequence MDIRFQVDAALLGPLLVVCAAGAAYKVWRAAWTERQALLRLATAVYAAGVLSMTIFPPDVTWGMCANQASWIGQIGFVPLLTADITIVANVIMMMPAGFLLPLVSGRAASPKHTALMTAVAGLAVEAAQLLSYIALNNGRSVDINDILASTLGGYIGFVLLPLALRSPALRGSLVTAALPGSAALRADRDRAAAAPPEEVPARTDRPSRHPSLTVSRPRLPPVPGRTTSAIRT encoded by the coding sequence ATGGACATCCGCTTCCAGGTGGACGCCGCGCTTCTCGGCCCACTGCTCGTCGTGTGCGCGGCGGGCGCCGCCTACAAGGTGTGGCGGGCCGCGTGGACCGAGCGTCAGGCCCTGCTGCGCCTGGCCACCGCCGTGTACGCCGCCGGTGTCCTGTCCATGACGATCTTTCCGCCCGATGTGACCTGGGGCATGTGCGCCAACCAGGCCTCCTGGATCGGCCAAATCGGCTTCGTCCCGCTGCTGACCGCGGACATCACCATCGTCGCCAACGTCATCATGATGATGCCCGCCGGTTTCCTGCTGCCCCTGGTGTCCGGGCGGGCCGCCTCACCGAAACACACGGCCCTGATGACCGCGGTGGCCGGCCTGGCCGTGGAGGCCGCCCAGCTGCTGTCGTACATCGCCCTGAACAACGGGCGTTCCGTGGACATCAACGACATCCTCGCCAGCACGCTCGGCGGATACATCGGCTTCGTACTGCTGCCCCTCGCCCTGCGCTCCCCGGCGCTGCGCGGCTCCCTGGTGACGGCCGCGCTGCCCGGCTCCGCGGCGCTGCGCGCCGACAGAGACCGGGCGGCGGCCGCGCCCCCCGAGGAAGTTCCGGCCCGCACCGATCGTCCCTCCCGTCACCCTTCCCTGACCGTCAGCCGTCCCCGACTGCCGCCCGTCCCCGGCCGAACCACTTCCGCCATACGCACGTAG
- the acnA gene encoding aconitate hydratase AcnA has protein sequence MSANSFDARSTLRVGDESYEIFRLDKVEGSARLPYSLKVLLENLLRTEDGANITADHIRALGGWDSQAQPSQEIQFTPARVIMQDFTGVPCVVDLATMREAVKELGGDPAKINPLAPAELVIDHSVIADKFGTNDAFAQNVELEYGRNKERYQFLRWGQTAFDEFKVVPPGTGIVHQVNIEHLARTVMVRGGQAYPDTLVGTDSHTTMVNGLGVLGWGVGGIEAEAAMLGQPVSMLIPRVVGFKLTGELPAGTTATDLVLTITEMLRKHGVVGKFVEFYGEGVAATSLANRATIGNMSPEFGSTAAIFPIDDETLNYLRLTGRDAQQVALVEAYAKEQGLWLDPAAEPDFSEKLELDLSTVVPSIAGPKRPQDRIILADAKAQFAQDVRNYVSDDEESGKESFPASDAPAAHNGVPSNPTTVTAPDGTTYEIDHGAVTVAAITSCTNTSNPYVMVAAALVAKKAVEKGLTRKPWVKTTLAPGSKVVTDYFDKAGLTPYLDKVGFNLVGYGCTTCIGNSGPLPEEVSKAVNEHDLAVTSVLSGNRNFEGRINPDVKMNYLASPPLVVAYAIAGSMKVDITKDALGVDQEGKPVFLADIWPSEAEVNDVVANSIGEDMFNKSYQDVFAGDAQWQALPIPTGNTFEWDSESTYVRKPPYFEGMTMETTPVVDITGARVLAKLGDSVTTDHISPAGAIKADTPAGKYLTEHGIERRDFNSYGSRRGNHEVMIRGTFANIRLRNQIAPGTEGGFTRDFTQADAPVSFIYDASQNYQAAGTPLVILAGKEYGSGSSRDWAAKGTALLGVKAVIAESYERIHRSNLIGMGVLPLQFPEGQTAESLGLTGEETFSFTGVTVLNDGTTPRTVKVTTDTGVEFDGVVRIDTPGEADYYRNGGILQYVLRSLIRK, from the coding sequence GTGTCGGCGAACAGCTTCGACGCCCGCAGCACGCTGCGCGTGGGCGACGAGTCGTACGAGATCTTCCGGCTGGACAAGGTGGAGGGCTCCGCTCGCCTCCCGTACAGCCTGAAGGTGCTGCTGGAGAACCTCCTCCGCACCGAGGACGGCGCGAACATCACCGCCGACCACATCCGGGCGCTGGGCGGCTGGGACTCCCAGGCGCAGCCGAGCCAGGAGATCCAGTTCACGCCGGCCCGCGTGATCATGCAGGACTTCACCGGCGTTCCCTGCGTCGTCGACCTCGCCACCATGCGTGAGGCCGTGAAGGAGCTCGGCGGCGACCCGGCGAAGATCAACCCGCTGGCCCCGGCCGAGCTGGTCATCGACCACTCCGTCATCGCCGACAAGTTCGGCACCAACGACGCGTTCGCCCAGAACGTCGAGCTGGAGTACGGCCGCAACAAGGAGCGCTACCAGTTCCTGCGCTGGGGCCAGACCGCCTTCGACGAGTTCAAGGTCGTCCCCCCGGGCACCGGCATCGTGCACCAGGTCAACATCGAGCACCTGGCCCGCACGGTCATGGTCCGCGGCGGCCAGGCGTACCCCGACACCCTCGTCGGCACCGACTCGCACACCACGATGGTCAACGGCCTCGGCGTGCTGGGCTGGGGCGTCGGCGGCATCGAGGCCGAGGCCGCGATGCTCGGCCAGCCGGTCTCCATGCTCATCCCGCGCGTCGTCGGCTTCAAGCTGACCGGCGAGCTGCCGGCCGGCACCACCGCCACCGACCTGGTGCTCACGATCACCGAGATGCTGCGCAAGCACGGCGTCGTCGGCAAGTTCGTCGAGTTCTACGGTGAGGGCGTCGCCGCCACCTCGCTGGCCAACCGCGCCACCATCGGCAACATGTCGCCGGAGTTCGGTTCCACCGCCGCGATCTTCCCGATCGACGACGAGACCCTGAACTACCTGCGTCTGACCGGCCGTGACGCCCAGCAGGTCGCGCTCGTCGAGGCGTACGCCAAGGAGCAGGGCCTCTGGCTGGACCCGGCCGCCGAGCCGGACTTCTCCGAGAAGCTGGAGCTCGACCTCTCCACGGTCGTCCCCTCCATCGCCGGCCCGAAGCGCCCGCAGGACCGCATCATCCTCGCCGACGCCAAGGCGCAGTTCGCCCAGGACGTGCGCAACTACGTCTCGGACGACGAGGAGTCGGGCAAGGAGTCCTTCCCGGCCTCCGACGCCCCCGCCGCCCACAACGGCGTCCCGTCGAACCCGACCACGGTCACGGCCCCCGACGGCACCACGTACGAGATCGACCACGGCGCCGTCACCGTCGCCGCGATCACCTCCTGCACCAACACCTCGAACCCGTACGTCATGGTCGCCGCGGCGCTCGTGGCGAAGAAGGCGGTCGAGAAGGGCCTGACCCGCAAGCCGTGGGTCAAGACCACCCTCGCCCCGGGCTCGAAGGTCGTCACCGACTACTTCGACAAGGCGGGCCTCACCCCGTACCTCGACAAGGTCGGCTTCAACCTCGTCGGCTACGGCTGCACCACCTGCATCGGCAACTCCGGCCCGCTGCCGGAAGAGGTCTCCAAGGCGGTCAACGAGCACGACCTGGCCGTGACCTCGGTGCTCTCCGGCAACCGCAACTTCGAGGGCCGGATCAACCCCGACGTCAAGATGAACTACCTGGCGTCCCCGCCGCTGGTCGTCGCGTACGCCATCGCCGGTTCGATGAAGGTCGACATCACCAAGGACGCCCTCGGCGTCGACCAGGAAGGCAAGCCCGTCTTCCTGGCGGACATCTGGCCCTCCGAGGCCGAGGTGAACGACGTCGTCGCCAACTCCATCGGCGAGGACATGTTCAACAAGTCCTACCAGGACGTCTTCGCGGGCGACGCCCAGTGGCAGGCGCTGCCGATCCCGACCGGCAACACCTTCGAGTGGGACTCCGAGTCCACCTACGTCCGGAAGCCCCCGTACTTCGAGGGCATGACGATGGAGACGACCCCGGTCGTCGACATCACCGGCGCCCGGGTGCTCGCCAAGCTCGGCGACTCGGTCACCACCGACCACATCTCCCCGGCCGGTGCGATCAAGGCCGACACCCCGGCCGGCAAGTACCTCACGGAGCACGGCATCGAGCGTCGTGACTTCAACTCCTACGGCTCGCGCCGTGGCAACCACGAGGTCATGATCCGCGGCACGTTCGCCAACATCCGCCTGCGCAACCAGATCGCGCCGGGCACCGAGGGCGGCTTCACCCGCGACTTCACCCAGGCCGATGCCCCCGTGTCGTTCATCTACGACGCCTCCCAGAACTACCAGGCCGCCGGCACCCCGCTGGTCATCCTGGCGGGCAAGGAGTACGGCTCCGGCTCGTCCCGCGACTGGGCAGCCAAGGGCACCGCGCTGCTGGGCGTCAAGGCCGTCATCGCCGAGTCGTACGAGCGCATCCACCGCTCGAACCTCATCGGCATGGGCGTCCTGCCGCTGCAGTTCCCGGAGGGCCAGACCGCCGAGTCCCTCGGCCTCACCGGCGAGGAGACCTTCTCCTTCACCGGCGTGACCGTGCTGAACGACGGCACCACCCCGCGCACGGTCAAGGTCACCACCGACACCGGTGTGGAGTTCGACGGCGTCGTCCGCATCGACACCCCCGGCGAGGCGGACTACTACCGCAACGGCGGCATCCTGCAGTACGTGCTCCGCAGCCTGATCCGCAAGTAG
- a CDS encoding amino acid permease: protein MTSTQINSDNDGQEAVRDGDGGAPEEGYERGLNSRQVQMIAIGGAIGVGLFLGAGANIAKAGPSLIMMYALAGAVVFFIMRGLGELLLYRPVSGSFAEYAREFCGPFFGFFTGWTYWLLWVVTGMAELTAAAIYVNFWFPSIPRWATALVFLIVLYVANLISVKVFGEIEFWFSMVKVTALIGMIVIGLGVLTFGFSAAGDTAAVSNLWAFDGFFPKGIGSSLMTLQGVMFAYLAVELVGVTAGESENPEETLPKAINTLPWRIALFYVGALSVILCVVKWTEFGAGVSPFVAAFAKIGIPAGAGIVNFVVLTAALSSCNSGMYSTGRMLRTLAEQGEAPKVFGRLSSSKTPALGVTVSMLFMGIGVVLNYVVPEKAFGYVTSVATACGIWTWLMISISHVRYRRAVEAGRLPASKFPAPGGSVLSWIAIVFLLFVTCLIAIDTDARVCLYVMAGWTALCGIGWYALKSRRGEAAAGSGPGQQGQSA from the coding sequence ATGACCTCAACACAGATCAACAGTGACAACGACGGCCAGGAGGCCGTCCGGGACGGTGACGGCGGTGCCCCGGAGGAGGGGTACGAGCGCGGGCTCAACAGCCGCCAGGTCCAGATGATCGCGATCGGCGGCGCCATCGGCGTCGGCCTGTTCCTGGGAGCCGGGGCGAACATCGCCAAGGCCGGACCCAGCCTGATCATGATGTACGCCCTCGCCGGGGCCGTCGTCTTCTTCATCATGCGGGGCCTGGGCGAGCTGCTGCTCTACCGCCCGGTCTCCGGCTCCTTCGCGGAGTACGCGCGGGAGTTCTGCGGTCCGTTCTTCGGGTTCTTCACCGGGTGGACGTACTGGTTGCTGTGGGTGGTCACGGGGATGGCCGAGTTGACGGCGGCGGCGATCTACGTCAACTTCTGGTTCCCGTCCATCCCACGCTGGGCGACGGCCCTGGTCTTCTTGATCGTCCTGTACGTGGCGAACCTGATCTCGGTGAAGGTGTTCGGCGAGATCGAGTTCTGGTTCTCGATGGTGAAGGTCACCGCCCTGATCGGCATGATCGTCATCGGTCTGGGCGTGCTGACCTTCGGGTTCAGCGCGGCGGGCGACACGGCGGCGGTCTCCAACCTGTGGGCGTTCGACGGCTTCTTCCCCAAGGGCATCGGCTCCTCGCTGATGACCTTGCAGGGCGTGATGTTCGCGTATCTGGCCGTCGAGCTGGTCGGCGTGACGGCGGGGGAGTCGGAGAACCCGGAGGAGACCCTTCCGAAGGCCATCAACACGCTGCCGTGGCGCATCGCGCTCTTCTACGTGGGCGCGCTGTCGGTGATCCTGTGCGTGGTGAAGTGGACCGAGTTCGGCGCGGGCGTCAGCCCGTTCGTGGCGGCGTTCGCGAAGATCGGCATCCCGGCGGGCGCGGGCATCGTCAACTTCGTGGTCCTGACCGCGGCCCTCTCCTCCTGCAACTCCGGCATGTACTCCACCGGCCGCATGCTGCGCACCCTCGCCGAACAGGGCGAGGCACCGAAGGTGTTCGGGCGGCTGTCCAGTTCGAAGACCCCGGCGCTGGGCGTGACCGTCTCGATGCTGTTCATGGGTATCGGTGTGGTCCTGAACTACGTCGTCCCGGAGAAGGCGTTCGGCTATGTCACCTCGGTGGCCACGGCCTGCGGCATCTGGACCTGGCTGATGATCAGCATCAGCCACGTCCGCTACCGCCGCGCGGTCGAGGCGGGCCGCCTGCCCGCCTCCAAGTTCCCGGCGCCGGGCGGCTCGGTCCTGAGCTGGATTGCCATCGTGTTCCTGCTCTTCGTGACCTGTCTGATCGCCATCGACACGGACGCCCGCGTCTGCCTGTACGTGATGGCCGGCTGGACCGCGCTCTGCGGGATCGGCTGGTACGCCCTGAAGAGCCGCCGGGGCGAGGCCGCAGCCGGCAGCGGCCCGGGTCAGCAGGGTCAGTCGGCCTGA
- a CDS encoding Lrp/AsnC family transcriptional regulator translates to MDSLDARILLAIDDNPDASVLALAGKLGIARNTFAARLQRMEREGAIKEFSRRLDPAYLGKRLVAFVSVSLSQPNMPRPPGELHDIPEVVEMHATSGDADLLVKVVAEDTADLHRITGRILAAPGVVRTNTVISLCEELPPRMRALVEVLAEA, encoded by the coding sequence ATGGACAGCCTTGACGCCCGTATTCTTCTCGCCATTGACGACAATCCCGACGCGAGCGTGCTGGCGCTGGCCGGAAAGCTCGGCATAGCGCGTAACACTTTCGCAGCACGCCTGCAACGCATGGAGCGGGAAGGTGCGATAAAGGAGTTCTCCCGTCGCCTGGATCCCGCGTATCTGGGGAAGCGGCTGGTGGCCTTTGTCTCGGTCTCGCTGAGTCAGCCGAACATGCCGCGTCCGCCGGGAGAACTGCATGACATCCCGGAGGTGGTCGAGATGCACGCGACCAGCGGTGACGCGGATCTCCTGGTGAAGGTCGTCGCGGAGGACACGGCTGATCTGCACCGGATCACCGGGCGCATTCTCGCGGCACCCGGTGTGGTGCGTACGAATACGGTGATCTCGCTGTGCGAGGAATTGCCGCCGCGCATGCGGGCGCTGGTCGAGGTGCTGGCGGAGGCGTGA
- a CDS encoding DUF4232 domain-containing protein, translating to MNRRLRNALVVTAAITSGFLMTACGGGETDDSSAAESDPSIVQAADASPSPSAAKDKSAASSGSSRPTAKSGSGSGTSGSGSSGSGSGTGTAADSAADTSGDEAADKTGYGQSCGTNDLVWKATEMTQGGGYYQISVKAKSGITCALPGGLPSIAFGSGGTEAGPAEQVAGDEITLSGSKTVYAGVNPKTTNDDLGTEYTTVIASVSDEDPNPVSLSIGNALVNEPIVTNWHTNAQDAVPLV from the coding sequence ATGAACCGCCGTCTGCGCAACGCCCTCGTGGTCACCGCCGCCATCACGTCCGGCTTCCTGATGACCGCCTGCGGGGGAGGCGAGACCGACGACTCGTCCGCCGCAGAGTCCGACCCGAGCATTGTCCAGGCCGCCGACGCCTCCCCCTCGCCCAGTGCGGCAAAGGACAAGTCGGCTGCCAGCAGCGGCAGTTCGCGTCCGACCGCCAAGTCGGGTTCGGGCTCGGGGACTTCGGGCTCAGGCTCTTCGGGCTCGGGTTCCGGCACCGGCACGGCCGCCGACTCCGCTGCGGACACCTCCGGGGACGAGGCCGCCGACAAGACCGGCTACGGCCAGTCCTGCGGCACCAACGACCTGGTCTGGAAAGCCACGGAGATGACCCAGGGCGGCGGCTACTACCAGATCAGCGTCAAGGCCAAGTCGGGCATCACTTGCGCGCTCCCGGGCGGCCTGCCCTCCATCGCCTTCGGCTCGGGCGGCACCGAGGCCGGTCCCGCAGAGCAGGTCGCGGGTGACGAGATCACGCTCTCCGGCAGCAAGACGGTGTACGCGGGCGTCAATCCGAAGACCACCAACGACGACCTCGGCACCGAGTACACCACCGTGATCGCCTCCGTCAGCGACGAGGACCCCAACCCCGTCTCGCTCAGCATCGGCAACGCACTGGTCAACGAGCCCATCGTCACCAACTGGCACACCAACGCGCAGGACGCGGTCCCGCTCGTCTGA
- a CDS encoding phosphotransferase family protein — MYRLLMDDATTAVAYLWDDAENYWPAAEGDDDLTDPFSPGLGIDLFHAAHARLDALGVRVPALRLLDRDGAHGEGGLAIVEDLRGESLEELLARDRHAARPVMDRLAESLNAMRAHRAPAYGKVAVVDGGGTSRGSSCEEVVLGRALRDLAEAASRDPRIADARDRLEERLLGLAAVVRPRAEYAVVHGELGPDHVRVDADGNPVVIDIEGVMYFDVEWEHVFLRIRLHEAYRPLEADGLDQDRLALYLLAQRLSLTAGPLRLLDGDFPDRAFMAGIAEYNLKQALELVRP; from the coding sequence GTGTACCGCTTGCTGATGGACGACGCGACGACGGCGGTCGCCTACCTGTGGGACGACGCGGAGAACTACTGGCCCGCCGCCGAGGGCGACGACGACCTCACCGACCCGTTCTCGCCCGGCCTCGGAATCGATCTGTTCCACGCCGCCCACGCGCGTCTGGACGCGCTCGGGGTCCGCGTCCCGGCGCTCCGCCTCCTCGACCGCGACGGCGCCCACGGCGAGGGCGGCCTGGCGATCGTGGAGGACCTCCGGGGGGAGAGCCTGGAAGAGCTGCTGGCGCGCGACCGGCACGCGGCCCGTCCGGTCATGGACCGGCTCGCGGAGTCGCTGAACGCGATGCGGGCCCACCGGGCACCGGCGTACGGCAAGGTGGCCGTGGTCGACGGCGGAGGAACGTCACGCGGATCGTCCTGCGAGGAGGTCGTCCTCGGCCGTGCGCTGCGCGACCTCGCCGAGGCCGCCTCGCGCGACCCCCGGATCGCCGACGCCCGCGACCGGCTGGAGGAACGGCTGCTCGGCCTGGCGGCGGTGGTGCGGCCGCGCGCGGAGTACGCGGTCGTCCACGGCGAACTGGGACCCGACCACGTGCGGGTGGACGCCGACGGCAACCCCGTGGTGATCGACATCGAGGGGGTGATGTACTTCGACGTCGAGTGGGAGCACGTGTTCCTGCGCATCCGCCTGCACGAGGCCTACCGGCCGCTGGAGGCGGACGGGCTGGACCAGGACCGGCTCGCGCTGTACCTGCTCGCCCAGCGGCTCTCGCTGACCGCGGGCCCGCTGCGCCTGCTCGACGGAGACTTCCCCGACCGGGCTTTCATGGCGGGCATCGCCGAGTACAACCTCAAGCAGGCGCTTGAGCTGGTCCGCCCCTGA
- a CDS encoding GNAT family N-acetyltransferase — MPATTEWGPAPWPPAPIRTERLVLRESEARDREGCIELFASPEVRTYLGGPRPREELEGAVPGLPGRRPGVFVVDLDGEMIGSVTLERRDAGRPGRVPASAGDAGHAGDIELGYMFLPTAWGRGYAAEACAAALGWFAKALPGEPVVLCTQTANDRSMRLAAKLGFTEVERFQEWGAEQWFGAWSPVAPVTTVGPPAPVGPPA; from the coding sequence GTGCCCGCCACCACCGAGTGGGGCCCCGCCCCCTGGCCGCCCGCCCCGATACGGACCGAGCGGCTCGTCCTCCGCGAGTCCGAGGCGCGCGACCGCGAGGGCTGCATCGAGCTGTTCGCCTCGCCGGAGGTGCGCACCTACCTCGGTGGCCCCCGGCCCCGTGAAGAGCTCGAAGGCGCGGTGCCCGGCCTGCCCGGCCGCCGTCCCGGCGTCTTCGTGGTCGATCTCGACGGAGAGATGATCGGCTCGGTCACGCTCGAACGACGCGACGCCGGGCGTCCGGGGCGCGTTCCCGCAAGCGCCGGGGATGCGGGACACGCCGGGGACATCGAGCTCGGCTACATGTTCCTGCCGACGGCATGGGGGCGCGGGTACGCCGCCGAGGCGTGCGCGGCGGCGCTCGGCTGGTTCGCGAAAGCGCTGCCCGGCGAGCCCGTGGTGCTCTGCACCCAGACCGCCAACGACCGCTCGATGCGCCTGGCGGCGAAACTTGGGTTCACCGAGGTGGAACGGTTCCAGGAGTGGGGCGCCGAACAGTGGTTCGGCGCGTGGTCCCCGGTCGCCCCGGTCACCACGGTCGGTCCGCCCGCCCCGGTCGGTCCGCCCGCCTGA
- a CDS encoding YitT family protein, translating into MHQQSSLIRASDGAPPSAPAAPPSVLAAPPSAPAVAHTMAEDVIAMVIGTFITSFGLYLIHSVGAVTGGTAGLVLLLIQAVPWSFAAVFAAVNLPFAVLAWRRRGARFVLHSAASVALLSAFSAVQPKLIETSHLDPLYAVLLGNLSAGIGLLILFRHRASVGGFNVVALICQDRLGWRAGYVLMALDALVVTISGFTGPARTTLLSALGVVVLNLVVVMNHRPGRYPAAL; encoded by the coding sequence ATGCACCAGCAGAGCTCATTGATCCGCGCGTCGGATGGGGCCCCGCCCTCCGCACCGGCGGCCCCGCCCTCCGTACTGGCGGCCCCGCCCTCCGCACCGGCGGTGGCGCACACGATGGCCGAGGATGTCATCGCCATGGTCATCGGCACGTTCATCACCTCGTTCGGCCTCTATCTGATCCACTCGGTGGGAGCGGTGACCGGAGGGACCGCGGGACTCGTCCTGCTGCTCATCCAGGCCGTGCCCTGGTCGTTCGCCGCCGTATTCGCAGCGGTCAACCTGCCCTTCGCGGTCCTGGCTTGGCGGCGGAGGGGCGCCCGCTTCGTACTGCACTCGGCGGCCTCCGTCGCTCTGCTCTCGGCCTTCTCCGCCGTCCAGCCGAAGCTGATCGAGACCTCGCACCTGGACCCGCTGTACGCGGTGCTGCTGGGCAACCTCAGCGCGGGGATCGGGCTGCTGATCCTCTTCCGGCACCGTGCGAGCGTCGGAGGCTTCAACGTCGTCGCGCTCATCTGTCAGGACCGGCTCGGCTGGCGGGCGGGCTATGTCCTGATGGCGCTGGACGCCCTCGTCGTCACGATCTCCGGGTTCACCGGGCCGGCCCGGACCACGCTGCTGTCCGCACTCGGAGTCGTCGTACTCAACCTCGTGGTCGTCATGAACCACCGGCCGGGGCGGTATCCGGCCGCGCTGTGA
- a CDS encoding UDP-N-acetylglucosamine 1-carboxyvinyltransferase, producing the protein MSDDYLVRIGKLIRDARQHRGWTQTQLAEALATSQSAVNRIERGNQNISLEMIARIGEALDSEIVSLGYAGPMHLRVVGGRRLSGAIDVKTSKNACVALLCGSLLNKGRTVLRRVARIEEVFRLLEVLNSIGVRTRWINDGVDLEIVPPAQLDMEAIDADAARRTRSIIMFLGPLLHRMDQFKLPYAGGCDLGTRTIEPHMIALRRFGLEIAATDGLYHAQIDHSVTPGRPIVLTERGDTVTENALLAAARHDGTTVIRNASSNYMVQDLCFFLEALGVRVDGVGTTTLTVHGVPQIDVDVDYSPSEDPVEAMSLLAAAVVTESELTIRRVPIEFLEIELAVLEEMGVDCARTTEYAADNGRTRLVDLTVRPSKLEAPIDKIHPMPFPGLNIDNVPFFAAIAASAHGQTLIHDWVYDNRAIYLTDLNRLGGRLQLLDPHRVLVEGPTRWRAAEMMCPPALRPAVVVLLAMMAAEGTSVLRNVYVINRGYEELAERLNSVGAQIEIFRDI; encoded by the coding sequence ATGTCAGACGACTACCTCGTACGCATCGGCAAGCTCATCCGTGACGCCCGTCAGCACCGGGGCTGGACACAGACACAGTTGGCCGAGGCTCTCGCCACCAGCCAGAGCGCCGTCAACCGCATCGAGCGCGGCAACCAGAACATCAGCCTTGAGATGATCGCCCGCATCGGCGAGGCTCTCGACAGCGAGATCGTGTCGCTCGGTTACGCCGGCCCCATGCATCTGCGGGTCGTCGGCGGCCGACGCCTCTCGGGCGCCATCGACGTCAAGACGAGCAAGAACGCCTGCGTCGCCCTGCTCTGCGGCTCCCTCCTCAACAAGGGCCGCACCGTGCTGCGCCGCGTCGCCCGCATCGAAGAGGTCTTCCGGCTCCTGGAGGTCCTCAACTCCATCGGTGTCCGCACCCGCTGGATCAACGACGGCGTGGACCTGGAGATCGTGCCGCCCGCACAGCTGGACATGGAGGCGATCGACGCCGACGCCGCGCGCCGCACCCGCTCGATCATCATGTTCCTGGGCCCGCTGCTGCACCGCATGGACCAGTTCAAGCTGCCGTACGCCGGCGGCTGCGACCTCGGCACCCGCACGATCGAACCGCACATGATCGCGCTGCGCCGCTTCGGCCTGGAGATCGCCGCGACGGACGGTCTCTACCACGCCCAGATCGACCACTCCGTCACCCCCGGCCGCCCCATCGTGCTGACCGAGCGCGGGGACACCGTGACCGAGAACGCGCTGCTCGCCGCCGCCCGGCACGACGGCACCACCGTCATCCGCAACGCCTCCTCCAACTACATGGTCCAGGACCTCTGCTTCTTCCTGGAGGCCCTGGGCGTACGGGTGGACGGCGTCGGGACGACGACGCTGACCGTGCACGGCGTGCCGCAGATCGACGTCGACGTGGACTACTCCCCCTCCGAGGACCCGGTCGAGGCGATGAGCCTGCTGGCCGCGGCCGTGGTGACGGAGTCGGAGCTCACGATCCGCCGGGTGCCCATCGAGTTCCTGGAGATCGAGCTGGCCGTACTGGAGGAGATGGGCGTGGACTGCGCCCGTACCACCGAGTACGCGGCGGACAACGGCCGTACCCGGCTGGTGGACCTGACCGTGCGCCCCTCCAAGCTGGAGGCGCCGATCGACAAGATCCACCCGATGCCGTTCCCCGGCCTGAACATCGACAACGTGCCGTTCTTCGCGGCCATCGCCGCCTCCGCGCACGGCCAGACGCTGATCCACGACTGGGTCTACGACAACCGCGCCATCTACCTCACCGACCTCAACCGCCTCGGCGGCCGCCTCCAGTTGCTCGACCCGCACCGCGTCCTCGTCGAGGGCCCGACCCGCTGGCGCGCCGCCGAGATGATGTGCCCGCCGGCCCTCCGCCCGGCCGTCGTCGTGCTGCTCGCGATGATGGCCGCCGAGGGGACTTCCGTACTCCGCAACGTCTACGTGATCAACCGCGGTTACGAGGAGCTGGCGGAGCGGCTCAACTCGGTGGGCGCGCAGATCGAGATCTTCCGGGACATCTGA